GCGTGTCCACAACCTCGCGATGTCGCTCGACGGCTACGTCGCCGGCCCGCACCAGGGCCTGGAGCACCCGCTCGGTGTCGGCGGCGAGCGCCTGCACGACTGGCAGTTCGCGACCCCCTCGTTCCACGGCGGCGAGGGGCGGGACGGCGACACCGCGGGCGAGCGGGGCGTCGACGACGGCTTCGTGCGGCGCGGCGAGACGGGGATCGGCGCCACGCTCATGGGCCGGAACATGTTCGGACCGGTGCGCGGGCCGTGGCCCGACGAGTCCTGGCGCGGCTGGTGGGGGCCGAACCCGCCCTTCCACCACCCGGTGGTCGTCCTGACGCACCACCCGCGCCCCGCGCTGACGATGGAGGGCGGGACGACGTTCCACTTCGTCGACGACCCGGAGCTCGCCCTGGAGCGGGCGTTCGAGGCGGCGGACGGCCGGGACGTGCGGCTCGGCGGCGGCGCGCGGACCGTCCGGCTGTACCTGCGCGCCGGCCGGGTCGACGAGCTGCACCTCGTGGTCGTCCCCGTCTTCCTCGGGGCGGGCGAGCGGCTGTTCGACGACCTCGACGGCGGCCCGACGGGCTTCACGTGCACCGAGCTCGTGAGCTCACCGGCGGTGACGCACGTGCAGCTCGTCCGGACGGGGCAGGACGGGTGACCCGGGCGGGTCTCACGACCCCTCGCGCACCGACCCCGAGCCGTCGACGTCCGACGTCACCCGCGCGCCGCCCGTGTGCGTGACCGACCCGCTCCCGGACACGCTCGCCTCGAGCGTCCCGGTGACGTCCACCGTGGCGTCGCCCGACCCCTCGACCGCCACCGCCGCCTCGCGGGTCCGCAGAGCCGCGGCGTCGTAGCCCCCGGACCCGGCGACGGTGACGCGCTGCACGTCCGCGGTGCCGGCGAGCGTGATCCGGCCGGAACCCTGGCTGCTCGCGTCGACCTGGTCCAC
The Cellulomonas sp. NS3 DNA segment above includes these coding regions:
- a CDS encoding dihydrofolate reductase family protein; amino-acid sequence: MPLLRVHNLAMSLDGYVAGPHQGLEHPLGVGGERLHDWQFATPSFHGGEGRDGDTAGERGVDDGFVRRGETGIGATLMGRNMFGPVRGPWPDESWRGWWGPNPPFHHPVVVLTHHPRPALTMEGGTTFHFVDDPELALERAFEAADGRDVRLGGGARTVRLYLRAGRVDELHLVVVPVFLGAGERLFDDLDGGPTGFTCTELVSSPAVTHVQLVRTGQDG